CACCATCGCTAATCCCACCACCACCGCTAGTTTTTTCACCTCCTCCGCCTGATGTTATTCCCTCGCCAGTATTCCCATGGCTAAGTCCTCCAGACACCCCATCCCTTCCAGATCTCTCACCACCACCAAACGTTTTCCTTCCACCGCCAGAGGAAATTACACCCCCACAACCTGAGTTGACACCAGCACCACCTCTAATCCCTGCATTTTCTCCACCGGCTGATGAATTTACACCAGTTCAGCCCATATTTGCTCCTCCAACCAACCCGAACTTACCACCAGGCGATGAATTTACACCAACAACGCCATTTCTGCCCATATTCGCTCCACCAACAGATGAGTTTCAACCAGCACCGCCATTTATGCCTATAGTTTTTCCACCGCCAGCACAAGATCTGCCGCCTGATGTGACTATCCCGGCACCTCTAGTCCCCATATTTTCTTCACCACCTGACCCTCCACGACTTCCATTGTTACCACCAGAACAGCCCTTTACAGATGCACCACCCATTGATTCAACTGGTCCACCAAATGTCTTTCTGCCACCACAGGTGGTTCCCACAATCCCTGAGATTCCTCAGCAGCCGCTTCCATTTTCATCGACTCCAGCAGCACCAGATACGGGTTTCGTTGATCCAGTGCAGCCAATGTTGTCGCCTCCACAATCTTTCTTGCCACCGTTCCAGCTTCCCTCATCGTTTGATTCGccaccttttaaaaattaaacttccgTCTTATATTACACGgcattaaatatatgtttttagaATAAGGAGAAGGTAGTTGATGGATGCTTTTCCCTTGTTGAAAAGTTTGACTTGTTTTTATTAGGTTTGCTTTATGCATAGTTTTTCCTGTTTCatgtataatattttgtttacgTTCAATGGATATAG
This sequence is a window from Gossypium raimondii isolate GPD5lz chromosome 5, ASM2569854v1, whole genome shotgun sequence. Protein-coding genes within it:
- the LOC128041015 gene encoding leucine-rich repeat extensin-like protein 3 — protein: MTPHFHAFLYIERNNKRGDGKQEAEMKASSLVVLVVLALLLFTQIATEARSHSHHRGQQQQLRRRRSGGGGRTSSNCDPLFQFLFGTCGQWPFSTSPSPDNPFLPRRPPPPLISPPLPPPLPPPAQPIVQPSPPPLLPSPPPVVSAPPPSSPPPSPPPQSPPPPPPPLVPSPPPPSIPPPSLIPPPPLVFSPPPPDVIPSPVFPWLSPPDTPSLPDLSPPPNVFLPPPEEITPPQPELTPAPPLIPAFSPPADEFTPVQPIFAPPTNPNLPPGDEFTPTTPFLPIFAPPTDEFQPAPPFMPIVFPPPAQDLPPDVTIPAPLVPIFSSPPDPPRLPLLPPEQPFTDAPPIDSTGPPNVFLPPQVVPTIPEIPQQPLPFSSTPAAPDTGFVDPVQPMLSPPQSFLPPFQLPSSFDSPPFKN